The following are from one region of the Arcobacter defluvii genome:
- a CDS encoding flagellar hook-basal body complex protein, whose product MIGALWNGMSGISTYDKAISVESNNVSNVNTVGHKLDNITFEDMLYKSGYGKGVGTQSIDKQFTQGNIKPTNVNLDVAIEGDGFFVVSQRTNGDIFYTRAGDFQQAEDGLLETQDHMKVLGLTPQNRTVISSDVADNIFSNEFSKNLASIDVNSNKTVYNINARATDYYTSAVDDTENGNNYKTASSKINDVEMMISDYVEKLKLFQSNPDAQSLSSTTQSSQVNFSSQLTQLVDENDYLSVTINNSLIRQNFDTDIETTLKKLSDKISNIQGLTSNVDFNSGVLNIQGIVPGKEFNLVDATVNNEFVNVTKVQNAILGSGLSMVESSRNALKTAIENAGAKFLEISNILAYGDNSVIGSNEINLRLNALGLVQDVKGDISISDDGFVYVSNNNNDFLVGKIDTAGFKNVQGLSAAGGNNYSVTKESGVAFNANDLNKVIPNSLENANVNFGNTLSTLLIYQKAFEANSKSITTSDDFIKTAIDMIK is encoded by the coding sequence ATGATAGGTGCATTATGGAATGGTATGTCAGGTATTTCAACTTATGACAAAGCAATATCTGTTGAATCAAATAATGTATCTAATGTTAATACTGTAGGTCATAAATTAGACAATATAACATTTGAAGATATGTTATATAAATCAGGATATGGAAAAGGTGTTGGAACTCAAAGTATTGATAAGCAATTTACACAAGGGAATATTAAACCAACTAATGTTAACTTAGATGTTGCTATAGAAGGAGATGGTTTTTTTGTAGTTTCGCAAAGAACAAATGGAGATATCTTTTATACAAGAGCTGGAGATTTCCAACAAGCGGAAGATGGTTTACTTGAAACTCAAGATCATATGAAAGTTTTAGGATTAACTCCACAAAATAGAACAGTAATTTCTTCTGATGTAGCTGATAATATATTTTCTAATGAATTTTCAAAAAATTTAGCATCAATTGATGTTAATTCAAATAAAACAGTTTATAATATAAATGCTCGTGCAACAGATTATTATACTTCAGCAGTTGATGATACTGAAAATGGTAATAATTATAAAACAGCAAGTTCAAAAATAAATGATGTTGAAATGATGATAAGTGATTATGTAGAAAAATTAAAACTTTTTCAATCTAATCCAGATGCTCAGTCTTTATCTTCAACTACACAATCTTCACAAGTAAATTTTTCTTCACAATTAACTCAATTAGTAGATGAAAATGATTATTTATCTGTAACAATAAATAATAGTCTAATAAGACAAAATTTTGATACTGATATTGAAACAACATTAAAAAAGTTATCAGATAAAATATCTAATATACAGGGATTAACTTCAAATGTTGATTTTAATTCAGGAGTTTTAAATATACAAGGAATAGTTCCAGGTAAAGAATTTAATTTAGTAGATGCAACAGTTAATAATGAATTTGTCAATGTAACAAAAGTTCAAAATGCAATTTTAGGATCTGGATTATCAATGGTTGAAAGTTCAAGAAATGCATTAAAAACGGCAATTGAAAATGCAGGAGCAAAATTTTTAGAAATTTCTAATATTTTAGCTTATGGAGATAATTCTGTAATAGGTAGTAATGAAATTAATCTTAGATTAAATGCATTAGGATTAGTTCAAGATGTAAAAGGAGATATTTCAATTTCTGATGACGGATTTGTCTATGTATCGAATAATAATAATGATTTTTTAGTAGGGAAAATAGATACAGCTGGTTTCAAAAATGTTCAAGGACTTAGTGCTGCTGGCGGTAATAATTATAGTGTGACAAAAGAATCAGGAGTTGCTTTTAATGCAAATGATTTAAATAAAGTTATACCTAATTCTTTAGAAAATGCAAATGTTAATTTTGGTAATACATTAAGTACTTTGTTAATCTATCAAAAAGCATTTGAAGCTAATTCTAAATCAATAACAACTTCTGATGATTTTATAAAAACTGCTATTGATATGATAAAGTAG
- a CDS encoding flagellar hook-basal body complex protein, with protein MIGALWTGISGLSSHQQALDNEANNIANVNTIGYKASRISFADQMYQNKIGKGSIVLDAEKLYVQGGTKTTGVDYDMMLEGDGFFTVINKNTLGTAETFYTRAGNFRMGDNGTLQDSGGYEVQGWMMSPIDSQNDVTSTNPNVSLFTNDYTKLLGTKIIRHGTYIETITAKSTDYDLTAKSDSTTVFSGDGAKTKSSKLSDIEAAIKDYTSWLQKLKEEPDAFSSASTAQVSQVNFKSGTDSIIGKESDQVYVVINGNKWSQNFIQTNSTQAFREDLWNSMSAADRTAEGLTDPTTLIPAPSPTTPAYEAAIAAYDKAAGKIATYKALADEISNKEPGLVATMAIDSGHADVFNTTETYTDSTNLADMLKGIIQIKSLIPGEEFKITEIGEQSGETTIQGNFQSTGLAKKGSGIAGLETSKDALSRLITGKQQDVYTPQDLKIGTATDFTYGITIYDKEIGQNIPIPNDGATPPQSLPINFTGVATIDDIITGINSDPNLSKYVEARNVNGNLVIQTLDSNYDVEFTSIMKYDNAGTLTPIDVNANYSGREGAGAEFIEIINKVDQTASKGSLQLRLDTLGLTDSAFGSFSVDSTGLITMKQDGVEFAIGQIAIARFNNNQGLESVGNNLLAKTNESGDPEYNLNNNKMAEVRGKTLELSKADLSESLVNLMVFQRAFEANAKSITTSDELLNTLINLKR; from the coding sequence ATGATAGGCGCATTATGGACAGGAATCTCAGGATTATCGTCACACCAACAAGCACTAGATAATGAAGCAAATAACATAGCAAATGTAAATACAATAGGATATAAAGCCTCAAGAATATCATTTGCAGATCAAATGTATCAAAATAAGATAGGTAAGGGATCAATCGTACTAGATGCAGAAAAATTGTATGTGCAAGGTGGGACAAAAACAACAGGCGTAGACTATGATATGATGTTAGAAGGTGATGGATTTTTTACAGTAATAAATAAAAATACGCTAGGAACAGCAGAAACCTTCTACACAAGAGCAGGAAACTTTAGAATGGGGGATAATGGAACCTTACAAGATTCTGGTGGATATGAAGTACAAGGTTGGATGATGAGTCCAATAGATAGCCAAAATGATGTAACAAGCACAAATCCAAATGTTAGTTTATTCACAAATGATTATACAAAATTATTGGGAACAAAAATCATAAGACATGGAACGTATATAGAGACAATAACTGCAAAATCAACAGATTATGATTTGACAGCAAAATCAGACTCAACAACAGTATTTAGTGGAGATGGAGCAAAAACAAAATCATCAAAATTATCAGATATTGAAGCAGCAATAAAAGATTATACAAGTTGGTTACAAAAATTAAAAGAAGAACCAGATGCTTTTTCTTCTGCATCTACAGCACAAGTTTCACAGGTAAACTTTAAATCAGGAACAGATTCTATAATTGGAAAAGAGAGTGACCAAGTATATGTAGTAATAAATGGTAATAAATGGTCACAAAATTTTATACAAACAAATTCAACACAAGCATTTAGAGAAGATTTATGGAATTCAATGAGTGCAGCAGATAGAACAGCAGAAGGATTAACTGATCCCACAACATTAATTCCTGCACCATCTCCAACAACACCAGCATATGAAGCAGCAATAGCAGCATATGATAAAGCAGCAGGGAAAATAGCAACATATAAAGCATTAGCAGATGAAATTTCGAATAAAGAGCCAGGATTAGTAGCAACAATGGCAATAGATTCTGGACATGCTGATGTGTTTAATACGACAGAGACATATACTGATTCTACAAATTTAGCAGATATGTTAAAAGGGATAATTCAAATAAAATCGTTGATACCTGGAGAAGAATTTAAAATAACAGAAATAGGAGAACAATCAGGAGAGACAACTATACAAGGTAATTTTCAATCAACAGGATTAGCAAAAAAAGGTTCAGGTATAGCAGGATTAGAAACATCAAAAGATGCATTATCAAGATTGATAACAGGAAAACAACAAGATGTTTATACTCCTCAAGATTTGAAAATAGGAACAGCAACAGATTTTACATATGGAATAACTATTTATGATAAAGAAATAGGGCAAAATATACCTATTCCTAATGATGGTGCAACTCCTCCTCAATCTCTTCCAATAAACTTTACAGGTGTAGCTACTATTGATGATATTATTACTGGAATAAATTCTGATCCAAATTTATCAAAATATGTAGAAGCAAGAAATGTAAATGGAAATTTAGTAATACAAACGCTTGATTCTAATTATGATGTTGAATTTACAAGTATAATGAAATATGATAATGCAGGTACTTTAACACCAATAGATGTAAATGCAAATTATTCTGGAAGAGAAGGAGCTGGAGCAGAGTTTATAGAAATTATAAATAAAGTAGACCAGACAGCATCAAAGGGAAGTTTACAATTAAGACTTGACACATTGGGATTAACTGATTCAGCATTTGGTTCATTTTCTGTAGATAGTACAGGATTAATAACAATGAAACAAGATGGTGTAGAGTTTGCAATAGGACAAATTGCAATAGCAAGATTTAATAATAATCAAGGATTAGAATCAGTAGGGAATAACCTATTAGCAAAAACAAATGAATCAGGGGATCCAGAGTATAATTTAAATAATAATAAGATGGCAGAAGTAAGAGGAAAAACATTAGAATTAAGTAAAGCAGATTTAAGTGAAAGCTTAGTAAATTTGATGGTATTTCAAAGAGCATTTGAGGCAAATGCAAAATCAATAACAACATCTGATGAGTTATTAAATACTTTAATCAATTTAAAAAGATAA